From a single Kitasatospora azatica KCTC 9699 genomic region:
- a CDS encoding DUF6421 family protein, with product MQNLSSKHAEAADLPAAPLADHPAWQRLKQTVEALRPLQSKDGSIDLASVQRTTVDPLLSTVLEAIQELAPLFPHDAGYLESVQADLRKWADTGYREPDFLDSLLAFQPAAERTDGLDHLVVFPMYTQNGNPDRNLEAVLLQVVWPDWLAELERTRFDNPMFVPITFTDFTAGYDTNSAVLFPETVAVRKAPERFTWGGIFCDREAARFRAVSNSAVELLGLEIPEDAAQLIADQERAQQTFVLWDLVHDRTHSHGDLPFDPFMIKQRSPFWMYGLEELRCDLTAFKEAVRLEAEGYKQGRDVQYAILFDRLFRFPVTGGRVRNYDGMGGQLLFAYLHQHDALRWRDNRLSIDWARVAEVTNALCGEIEALYRAGIDRPKTAHWIAAYELVSRYLTPHPASTWAKGPAALPLDAGDSKSVNKALCDAVHPDEFPLSMFYEALSKKLSGVIAATTGITGAGIQEVAA from the coding sequence ATGCAGAATCTTTCGTCGAAGCACGCTGAGGCGGCCGACCTTCCTGCGGCGCCGCTCGCCGACCACCCCGCCTGGCAGCGGCTCAAGCAGACCGTCGAGGCACTGCGCCCGTTGCAGTCCAAGGACGGCTCGATCGACCTGGCCAGCGTCCAGCGCACCACGGTCGACCCGCTGCTGAGCACCGTGCTCGAGGCGATCCAGGAGCTCGCCCCGCTCTTCCCGCACGATGCCGGCTACCTCGAGTCCGTCCAGGCCGACCTGCGTAAATGGGCCGACACCGGCTACCGGGAGCCCGACTTCCTCGACTCGCTGCTGGCCTTCCAGCCGGCCGCCGAGCGGACCGACGGCCTGGACCACCTCGTGGTCTTCCCGATGTACACCCAGAACGGCAACCCCGACCGCAACCTGGAGGCCGTGCTGCTCCAGGTGGTCTGGCCCGACTGGCTGGCCGAGCTCGAGCGGACCCGCTTCGACAACCCGATGTTCGTCCCGATCACCTTCACCGACTTCACGGCCGGCTACGACACCAACTCCGCCGTCCTCTTCCCGGAGACCGTCGCCGTCCGCAAGGCCCCCGAGCGGTTCACCTGGGGCGGCATCTTCTGTGACCGCGAGGCCGCCCGCTTCCGCGCCGTCTCCAACTCCGCCGTCGAGCTGCTCGGCCTGGAGATCCCCGAGGACGCCGCCCAGCTGATCGCCGACCAGGAGCGCGCCCAGCAGACCTTCGTCCTCTGGGACCTGGTGCACGACCGCACCCACAGCCACGGCGACCTGCCCTTCGACCCGTTCATGATCAAGCAGCGCAGCCCGTTCTGGATGTACGGCCTGGAGGAGCTGCGCTGCGACCTGACCGCCTTCAAGGAGGCCGTCCGGCTCGAGGCCGAGGGCTACAAGCAGGGCCGCGACGTGCAGTACGCGATCCTCTTCGACCGCCTCTTCCGCTTCCCCGTCACCGGTGGCCGGGTCCGCAACTACGACGGCATGGGCGGCCAGCTGCTCTTCGCCTACCTGCACCAGCACGACGCGCTGCGCTGGCGCGACAACCGCCTCAGCATTGACTGGGCGCGGGTCGCCGAGGTCACCAACGCGCTCTGCGGCGAGATCGAGGCGCTCTACCGGGCCGGCATCGACCGCCCGAAGACCGCGCACTGGATCGCCGCCTACGAGCTGGTCTCCCGCTACCTCACCCCGCACCCGGCCTCCACCTGGGCCAAGGGCCCGGCCGCCCTGCCGCTGGACGCCGGCGACAGCAAGTCCGTCAACAAGGCGCTGTGCGACGCCGTCCACCCGGACGAGTTCCCGCTCAGCATGTTCTACGAGGCCCTGTCCAAGAAGCTCAGCGGCGTGATCGCCGCCACCACCGGCATCACCGGCGCCGGCATCCAGGAGGTGGCCGCGTGA